One Denticeps clupeoides chromosome 10, fDenClu1.1, whole genome shotgun sequence genomic window carries:
- the LOC114797642 gene encoding uncharacterized protein LOC114797642 isoform X2, whose protein sequence is MASMQDGVNFTAPPYSKVLLLGAIAAASAFVVTILIVVLCVGCQRKGKTHNGSSEGGKHRLMDMSILRQSKLRSISKSDTKLHEMNKLNCNGKKASKKNRPASMDLLLLPSRRSNSDRQLPQIPSSTGGRAGETDTPAPPAVPANTPAPPDPDGDGLDGRIPEPEPVPQVVGPPGPPETAEYACIRKVRKVDKAAQKRDNGTETEEGLGQQQQRHSSGDLRHGPPSHPAPPPPHPHSQKIPRKNLEAFNLPSFPKEAVFMGNGEQYIWKPPEDDDFTILQHKQIGPLSPHTADNMQASAAGIADMYSKVCKPVKKKRAMPGSPPSNTGYRTLARSDRERDGGFSVVVKPQTWAPQEGKGSRAPPCSMEDHCYEAIGTEECDPAYEAIDGGGGAGGGGWKRDRPLPPNASATLRPKKKKPQQPLQQPPPPPPPQQTPKLQHLPAKALMLPGENLYESIGDLKQGSATSSTTTIFTFNDGMEMYVTGL, encoded by the exons ATGGCCTCGATGCAGGACGGGGTGAACTTCACTGCTCCTCCCTACAGcaaggtcctgctgctgggggCCATTGCGGCCGCCTCGGCCTTCGTCGTCACCATCCTCATCGTCGTACTCTGCGTGGGCTGTCAGAG GAAGGGGAAGACTCACAATGGCTCCAGTGAGGGTGGAAAGCACAGGTTGATGGATATG AGCATACTGCGGCAGTCCAAGTTGCGGTCCATTAGCAAGTCTGACACAAAGCTGCATGAGATGAACAAACTGAATTGCAATGGCAAGA AGGCTTCCAAGAAGAACCGTCCAGCGAGCATGGACCTGCTGTTGCTCCCGAGCCGTCGCTCCAACTCGGATCGGCAGCTGCCCCAGATTCCCTCCAGCACGG GGGGCAGGGCCGGTGAGACGGACACGCCAGCTCCTCCCGCAGTCCCGGCCAACACGCCGGCGCCTCCAGATCCTGATGGGGATGGCCTGGACGGCAGGATCCCAGAGCCGGAACCAGTTCCCCAGGTGGTAGGTCCGCCTGGGCCTCCAGAGACGGCCGAGTACGCCTGCATCCGGAAGGTGCGGAAGGTGGACAAGGCGGCCCAGAAGAGGGACAATGGCACGGAGACGGAGGAGGGGCttggccagcagcagcagcggcacaGTAGCGGAGACCTGCGGCACGGGCCACCCTCGCACCCTGCCCCGCctccaccacacccacacagccAGAAGATCCCTCGCAAGAACTTGGAGGCCTTCAACCTGCCTTCCTTCCCAAAG GAAGCGGTGTTCATGGGTAACGGGGAGCAGTATATATGGAAACCCCCAGAAGATGATGACTTCACGATCCTCCAGCACAAGCAGATTGGACCCCTGAGCCCACACACAGCAGACAACATGCAGGCCTCGGCAGCTGGG ATTGCAGACATGTACTCCAAAGTGTGTAAACCTGTTAAGAAGAAAAGAGCCATGCCTGGCTCTCCTCCCTCAAACACTGGCTACCGGACCTTGGCACGCAGCGACCGTGAGCGGGACGGGGGCTTCAGCGTGGTGGTGAAACCCCAGACGTGGGCCCCACAGGAGGGTAAAGGCAGCAGGGCGCCCCCTTGCTCCATGGAGGACCACTGCTATGAGGCTATCGGTACCGAGGAGTGCGACCCAGCCTATGAAGCCATTGATGGGGGAGGCGGTGCAGGTGGTGGCGGCTGGAAGCGAGACCGCCCTCTGCCGCCCAACGCCAGCGCCACGCTTCGgcccaagaagaagaagccccAGCAGCCTTTGCAGCAGCCGCcacctcccccacccccacagcAGACACCTAAGCTGCAGCACCTGCCTGCCAAGGCACTAATGCTGCCAGGAGAGAACCTGTATGAGAGCATCGGCGACCTGAAGCAGGGCTCCGCTActtccagcaccaccaccatctTCACCTTCAACGATGGCATGGAGATGTACGTCACTGGCTTGTAG
- the LOC114797642 gene encoding uncharacterized protein LOC114797642 isoform X1, giving the protein MASMQDGVNFTAPPYSKVLLLGAIAAASAFVVTILIVVLCVGCQRKGKTHNGSSEGGKHRLMDMSILRQSKLRSISKSDTKLHEMNKLNCNGKKASKKNRPASMDLLLLPSRRSNSDRQLPQIPSSTVGGRAGETDTPAPPAVPANTPAPPDPDGDGLDGRIPEPEPVPQVVGPPGPPETAEYACIRKVRKVDKAAQKRDNGTETEEGLGQQQQRHSSGDLRHGPPSHPAPPPPHPHSQKIPRKNLEAFNLPSFPKEAVFMGNGEQYIWKPPEDDDFTILQHKQIGPLSPHTADNMQASAAGIADMYSKVCKPVKKKRAMPGSPPSNTGYRTLARSDRERDGGFSVVVKPQTWAPQEGKGSRAPPCSMEDHCYEAIGTEECDPAYEAIDGGGGAGGGGWKRDRPLPPNASATLRPKKKKPQQPLQQPPPPPPPQQTPKLQHLPAKALMLPGENLYESIGDLKQGSATSSTTTIFTFNDGMEMYVTGL; this is encoded by the exons ATGGCCTCGATGCAGGACGGGGTGAACTTCACTGCTCCTCCCTACAGcaaggtcctgctgctgggggCCATTGCGGCCGCCTCGGCCTTCGTCGTCACCATCCTCATCGTCGTACTCTGCGTGGGCTGTCAGAG GAAGGGGAAGACTCACAATGGCTCCAGTGAGGGTGGAAAGCACAGGTTGATGGATATG AGCATACTGCGGCAGTCCAAGTTGCGGTCCATTAGCAAGTCTGACACAAAGCTGCATGAGATGAACAAACTGAATTGCAATGGCAAGA AGGCTTCCAAGAAGAACCGTCCAGCGAGCATGGACCTGCTGTTGCTCCCGAGCCGTCGCTCCAACTCGGATCGGCAGCTGCCCCAGATTCCCTCCAGCACGG TAGGGGGCAGGGCCGGTGAGACGGACACGCCAGCTCCTCCCGCAGTCCCGGCCAACACGCCGGCGCCTCCAGATCCTGATGGGGATGGCCTGGACGGCAGGATCCCAGAGCCGGAACCAGTTCCCCAGGTGGTAGGTCCGCCTGGGCCTCCAGAGACGGCCGAGTACGCCTGCATCCGGAAGGTGCGGAAGGTGGACAAGGCGGCCCAGAAGAGGGACAATGGCACGGAGACGGAGGAGGGGCttggccagcagcagcagcggcacaGTAGCGGAGACCTGCGGCACGGGCCACCCTCGCACCCTGCCCCGCctccaccacacccacacagccAGAAGATCCCTCGCAAGAACTTGGAGGCCTTCAACCTGCCTTCCTTCCCAAAG GAAGCGGTGTTCATGGGTAACGGGGAGCAGTATATATGGAAACCCCCAGAAGATGATGACTTCACGATCCTCCAGCACAAGCAGATTGGACCCCTGAGCCCACACACAGCAGACAACATGCAGGCCTCGGCAGCTGGG ATTGCAGACATGTACTCCAAAGTGTGTAAACCTGTTAAGAAGAAAAGAGCCATGCCTGGCTCTCCTCCCTCAAACACTGGCTACCGGACCTTGGCACGCAGCGACCGTGAGCGGGACGGGGGCTTCAGCGTGGTGGTGAAACCCCAGACGTGGGCCCCACAGGAGGGTAAAGGCAGCAGGGCGCCCCCTTGCTCCATGGAGGACCACTGCTATGAGGCTATCGGTACCGAGGAGTGCGACCCAGCCTATGAAGCCATTGATGGGGGAGGCGGTGCAGGTGGTGGCGGCTGGAAGCGAGACCGCCCTCTGCCGCCCAACGCCAGCGCCACGCTTCGgcccaagaagaagaagccccAGCAGCCTTTGCAGCAGCCGCcacctcccccacccccacagcAGACACCTAAGCTGCAGCACCTGCCTGCCAAGGCACTAATGCTGCCAGGAGAGAACCTGTATGAGAGCATCGGCGACCTGAAGCAGGGCTCCGCTActtccagcaccaccaccatctTCACCTTCAACGATGGCATGGAGATGTACGTCACTGGCTTGTAG